Proteins encoded by one window of Aptenodytes patagonicus chromosome 9, bAptPat1.pri.cur, whole genome shotgun sequence:
- the NKAP gene encoding NF-kappa-B-activating protein, whose amino-acid sequence MAPASRSRSPPAASPERRGRRSRSRERNGLKRPSHRRSRSWSRSRERTPGGPRSAAHHGHHHGKAWPEYYEKEKEEILRQRRLNERERIGELGAPEVWGLSPKVPDPDSDEHTPVEDEEAKSKSSSSDSSSEEEKKKKKKKRKKKKRKASKRKRRKHSEDSDSESESEQNSSDEDKKKSKKKKKKNRKKKYKKKKNKKSRKESSDSSSEDSDDETFQGEDLWIERSKNTEADSLIGPEAPKTHASQDDRPLNYGHALLPGEGAAMAEYVKAGKRIPRRGEIGLTSEEIASFESSGYVMSGSRHRRMEAVRLRKENQIYSADEKRALASFNQEERRKRENKILASFREMVYRKTKGKEEK is encoded by the exons atgGCGCCGGCGTCGCGTTCCCGCAGCCCGCCGGCCGCCAGCCCCGAGCGCCGCGGCCGCAGGTCGCGCTCCCGCGAGCGCAACGGCCTGAAGCGTCCGAGCCACCGGCGGAGCCGCAGCTGGTCCCGCTCCCGCGAGCGCACCCCCGGcgggccgcgctccgccgcgCACCACGGCCACCACCACGGCAAGGCCTGGCCCGAGTACTacgagaaggagaaggaggagatcCTGCGGCAGAG GAGACTcaatgagagagagaggatcGGAGAACTGGGGGCACCTGAAGTCTGGGGACTGTCACCAAAGGTTCCTGACCCCGA ttccGATGAGCATACGCCGGTAGAAGATGAAGAGGCAAAATCTAAGAGTAGTTCTTCAGACTCCAGCTCAgaag aggaaaaaaagaaaaagaagaagaaaagaaagaagaaaaagcggAAGGCGTCCAAAAGAAAACGCAGAAAACATTCTGAGGACAGCGACAGTGAGTCGGAGTCTGAGCAGAACTCCAGTG atgaagataaaaagaagagcaagaagaagaaaaagaagaacagaaa GAAgaagtacaagaaaaagaaaaataagaagagcAGGAAGGAATCCAGTGATTCAAGCAGTGAGGATTCTGATGACGAAACGTTTCAAGGGGAAGATCTCTGGATTGAGAGATCAA AAAATACAGAAGCTGATAGCTTGATTGGACCAGAAGCTCCCAAAACTCACGCATCTCAGGATGATAGGCCTTTGAA ctacgGACATGCCCTCTTGCCCGGTGAAGGTGCAGCAATGGCAGAGTACGTAAAAGCAGGAAAACGTATACCCCGGAGAGGTGAAATCGGCTTGACCAGTGAAGAGATCGCATCGTTTGAGAGCTCTGGTTATGTCATGAGTGGCAGCAG ACATCGCCGAATGGAAGCTGTGCGTCTGCGTAAAGAGAACCAGATTTACAGCGCAGACGAAAAGAGAGCTCTGGCATCCTTCAaccaggaggagaggaggaaacgAGAGAATAAGATCCTTGCAAGCTTTCGAGAGATGGTCTACAGAAAGACTaagggcaaagaggaaaaataa
- the ZBTB33 gene encoding transcriptional regulator Kaiso isoform X1: MDARAAAAPGMEGKKLISATDTQYSNVLLQSLNEQRGHGLFCDVTVIVEDRKFRAHRNILSASSTYFHQLFSVAGQVVELSFVRAEIFAEILNYIYSSKIISIRSDLLDELIKSGQQLGVKFIADLGVPPSEGKNMPSEVKDGASKTSTSSPGQKDAETQVPVIRPESQEVTDGMPVITQSFSLHGIEYEPTKITVSDSDDEDDDVIFCSEIVPPKECTKDINAATQNQPCPSPAGVSDQKSCGRGGSPHLTSTTAAQKLTSSASQLSPNQTQSSAKSLVSATPQHLTPNIIVLNKPLLNSSLGASSSHQTHVTPTINLLEENQQPSNNGSLTEVETTAVDDEEVVEDDVDIISSSSPGSVSSSSLVQQPSIPKAATTEGSGVQKKQVVTFSQEPFSKPGEFKIKISDVLTGNNKEFSSGIASKHVAEGQKIITLDTATEIEGLSTGCKVYANIGEDTYDVVIPVKGDSEEGEAKLDETPKTSAGDSPNRKRMKVKHDDHYELIVDGRVYYICIVCKRSYACLTSLRRHFNVHSWEKKYPCRYCDKVFPLAEYRTKHEIHHTGERRYQCLTCGKSFINYQITASHIRSVHSQDPSGDTKLYRLHPCRSLQIRQYAYITDHSSSIPVINEGGIVYRVGTGKEGTEGTTSNPPAKQITWDDIFIPQGNEAIFKQNPSEGSTEFEFVIPESY, from the exons ATGGACgcgcgggcagcggcggcgccaG gaatggaggggaaaaaattgatTTCTGCAACAGACACACAGTATTCTAATGTGCTCCTTCAGTCTTTGAATGAACAACGTGGCCACGGACTTTTTTGTGATGTTACCGTCATCGTGGAGGACCGGAAATTTCGAGCTCACAGAAACATCCTCTCGGCCTCAAGCACATATTTTCACCAGCTTTTCTCAGTCGCTGGGCAAGTGGTTGAACTGAGCTTTGTAAGAGCagaaatttttgcagaaattCTTAACTATATTTATAGTTCCAAAATAATCAGCATTCGATCCGATTTACTTGACGAACTGATTAAATCAGGGCAGCAGCTGGGTGTTAAATTCATAGCTGATCTGGGCGTACCtccatctgaaggaaaaaacatGCCAAGCGAGGTCAAAGACGGTGCTTCAAAAACTTCAACTTCTAGTCCAGGTCAAAAGGATGCTGAAACACAAGTACCTGTAATAAGGCCAGAGAGTCAAGAGGTAACGGATGGGATGCCGGTTATAACACAGTCATTCTCCTTACATGGCATAGAATACGAGCCTACAAAAATTACAGTGAGTGATTCAGATGATGAGGATGATGATGTAATTTTTTGCTCCGAGATTGTTCCTCCAAAAGAATGTACTAAAGATATAAATGCTGCAACCCAGAACCAGCCTTGCCCAAGTCCAGCTGGAGTTTCTGACCAAAAATCATGTGGCCGTGGTGGCTCTCCCCATTTGACGAGCACCACAGCAGCTCAAAAACTCACTTCATCTGCTAGTCAGCTAAGCCCAAACCAAACACAATCAAGTGCCAAATCACTTGTCTCTGCAACACCGCAGCATTTGACTCCTAATATCATTGTGCTAAATAAGCCTCTACTTAACTCGTCGCTCGGTGCCAGCTCCTCGCATCAAACACATGTGACTCCTACAATTAATTTACTTGAGGAGAACCAGCAGCCATCTAATAATGGCTCCTTAACTGAAGTGGAAACAACTGCTGTTGATGATGAAGAGGTTGTTGAAGATGATGTCGATATCATTAGCTCCTCTAGTCCTGGTTcagtcagcagcagctctttggtTCAGCAGCCCTCTATACCCAAGGCAGCAACCACTGAAGGATCAGGTGTACAGAAAAAACAGGTTGTTACATTTTCACAAGAGCCATTTTCTAAACCtggagaatttaaaataaaaatctcagatGTCCTTACTGGAAACAACAAGGAATTCAGTTCAGGTATAGCATCAAAGCATGTGGCAGAAGGGCAGAAAATCATAACATTAGATACAGCAACTGAAATAGAGGGGCTATCCACAGGCTGTAAGGTTTATGCAAATATCGGTGAGGATACGTACGACGTAGTCATTCCTGTAAAGGGTGATTCTGAGGAAGGCGAAGCCAAGCTTGATGAAACTCCTAAAACATCTGCTGGTGATTCTCCAAACAGAAAACGCATGAAAGTAAAGCATGATGACCATTACGAGCTCATAGTGGATGGAAGAGTCTACTACATTTGTATTGTGTGTAAGAGATCATATGCGTGTCTGACGAGTTTACGGAGACATTTTAATGTTCATTCCTGGGAGAAGAAGTATCCGTGTCGATATTGCGACAAAGTTTTTCCTCTTGCAGAATACCGTACAAAGCATGAAATTCACCACACCGGTGAGCGAAGGTACCAGTGCTTGACGTGTGGCAAATCTTTCATCAACTACCAAATTACAGCCTCCCACATAAGATCAGTTCATAGCCAAGACCCTTCTGGAGATACCAAGCTTTATCGATTGCATCCTTGTAGGTCTTTGCAGATCAGACAGTATGCGTACATTACTGATCACTCAAGCAGTATACCAGTAATAAACGAGGGTGGAATTGTTTATCGTGTTGGCACAGGGAAGGAGGGCACTGAAGGAACAACATCTAACCCTCCAGCCAAACAAATTACCTGGGATGACATTTTCATTCCACAGGGAAATGaagcaatttttaaacaaaatccatCAGAGGGAAGTACTGAATTTGAGTTTGTAATACCGGAATCTTACTGA
- the ZBTB33 gene encoding transcriptional regulator Kaiso isoform X2, giving the protein MEGKKLISATDTQYSNVLLQSLNEQRGHGLFCDVTVIVEDRKFRAHRNILSASSTYFHQLFSVAGQVVELSFVRAEIFAEILNYIYSSKIISIRSDLLDELIKSGQQLGVKFIADLGVPPSEGKNMPSEVKDGASKTSTSSPGQKDAETQVPVIRPESQEVTDGMPVITQSFSLHGIEYEPTKITVSDSDDEDDDVIFCSEIVPPKECTKDINAATQNQPCPSPAGVSDQKSCGRGGSPHLTSTTAAQKLTSSASQLSPNQTQSSAKSLVSATPQHLTPNIIVLNKPLLNSSLGASSSHQTHVTPTINLLEENQQPSNNGSLTEVETTAVDDEEVVEDDVDIISSSSPGSVSSSSLVQQPSIPKAATTEGSGVQKKQVVTFSQEPFSKPGEFKIKISDVLTGNNKEFSSGIASKHVAEGQKIITLDTATEIEGLSTGCKVYANIGEDTYDVVIPVKGDSEEGEAKLDETPKTSAGDSPNRKRMKVKHDDHYELIVDGRVYYICIVCKRSYACLTSLRRHFNVHSWEKKYPCRYCDKVFPLAEYRTKHEIHHTGERRYQCLTCGKSFINYQITASHIRSVHSQDPSGDTKLYRLHPCRSLQIRQYAYITDHSSSIPVINEGGIVYRVGTGKEGTEGTTSNPPAKQITWDDIFIPQGNEAIFKQNPSEGSTEFEFVIPESY; this is encoded by the coding sequence atggaggggaaaaaattgatTTCTGCAACAGACACACAGTATTCTAATGTGCTCCTTCAGTCTTTGAATGAACAACGTGGCCACGGACTTTTTTGTGATGTTACCGTCATCGTGGAGGACCGGAAATTTCGAGCTCACAGAAACATCCTCTCGGCCTCAAGCACATATTTTCACCAGCTTTTCTCAGTCGCTGGGCAAGTGGTTGAACTGAGCTTTGTAAGAGCagaaatttttgcagaaattCTTAACTATATTTATAGTTCCAAAATAATCAGCATTCGATCCGATTTACTTGACGAACTGATTAAATCAGGGCAGCAGCTGGGTGTTAAATTCATAGCTGATCTGGGCGTACCtccatctgaaggaaaaaacatGCCAAGCGAGGTCAAAGACGGTGCTTCAAAAACTTCAACTTCTAGTCCAGGTCAAAAGGATGCTGAAACACAAGTACCTGTAATAAGGCCAGAGAGTCAAGAGGTAACGGATGGGATGCCGGTTATAACACAGTCATTCTCCTTACATGGCATAGAATACGAGCCTACAAAAATTACAGTGAGTGATTCAGATGATGAGGATGATGATGTAATTTTTTGCTCCGAGATTGTTCCTCCAAAAGAATGTACTAAAGATATAAATGCTGCAACCCAGAACCAGCCTTGCCCAAGTCCAGCTGGAGTTTCTGACCAAAAATCATGTGGCCGTGGTGGCTCTCCCCATTTGACGAGCACCACAGCAGCTCAAAAACTCACTTCATCTGCTAGTCAGCTAAGCCCAAACCAAACACAATCAAGTGCCAAATCACTTGTCTCTGCAACACCGCAGCATTTGACTCCTAATATCATTGTGCTAAATAAGCCTCTACTTAACTCGTCGCTCGGTGCCAGCTCCTCGCATCAAACACATGTGACTCCTACAATTAATTTACTTGAGGAGAACCAGCAGCCATCTAATAATGGCTCCTTAACTGAAGTGGAAACAACTGCTGTTGATGATGAAGAGGTTGTTGAAGATGATGTCGATATCATTAGCTCCTCTAGTCCTGGTTcagtcagcagcagctctttggtTCAGCAGCCCTCTATACCCAAGGCAGCAACCACTGAAGGATCAGGTGTACAGAAAAAACAGGTTGTTACATTTTCACAAGAGCCATTTTCTAAACCtggagaatttaaaataaaaatctcagatGTCCTTACTGGAAACAACAAGGAATTCAGTTCAGGTATAGCATCAAAGCATGTGGCAGAAGGGCAGAAAATCATAACATTAGATACAGCAACTGAAATAGAGGGGCTATCCACAGGCTGTAAGGTTTATGCAAATATCGGTGAGGATACGTACGACGTAGTCATTCCTGTAAAGGGTGATTCTGAGGAAGGCGAAGCCAAGCTTGATGAAACTCCTAAAACATCTGCTGGTGATTCTCCAAACAGAAAACGCATGAAAGTAAAGCATGATGACCATTACGAGCTCATAGTGGATGGAAGAGTCTACTACATTTGTATTGTGTGTAAGAGATCATATGCGTGTCTGACGAGTTTACGGAGACATTTTAATGTTCATTCCTGGGAGAAGAAGTATCCGTGTCGATATTGCGACAAAGTTTTTCCTCTTGCAGAATACCGTACAAAGCATGAAATTCACCACACCGGTGAGCGAAGGTACCAGTGCTTGACGTGTGGCAAATCTTTCATCAACTACCAAATTACAGCCTCCCACATAAGATCAGTTCATAGCCAAGACCCTTCTGGAGATACCAAGCTTTATCGATTGCATCCTTGTAGGTCTTTGCAGATCAGACAGTATGCGTACATTACTGATCACTCAAGCAGTATACCAGTAATAAACGAGGGTGGAATTGTTTATCGTGTTGGCACAGGGAAGGAGGGCACTGAAGGAACAACATCTAACCCTCCAGCCAAACAAATTACCTGGGATGACATTTTCATTCCACAGGGAAATGaagcaatttttaaacaaaatccatCAGAGGGAAGTACTGAATTTGAGTTTGTAATACCGGAATCTTACTGA